One window of Vicia villosa cultivar HV-30 ecotype Madison, WI unplaced genomic scaffold, Vvil1.0 ctg.000458F_1_1, whole genome shotgun sequence genomic DNA carries:
- the LOC131628507 gene encoding transcription factor PIF4-like isoform X2 has product MNNTVPEWNFGSDNTFVTNQKKQSMGLDHELVELLWENGQVVLHSQTNKKPMNSRHVHKNLQSTTLSNLIQDDETVSWIQQYPIEDPIGQELCSNLLSELPPCHIDSYDSQPTNTKPSFVEEFSIPRFHHHVPDSSQKNNDLCGSNKVVNFSHFSRLPNVSLACNNGDGELRDKVTGNLSQCDVRENSAMTVGLSHCGSNQVQQDPDVSRVSSDGIWTNTISAEPHRVKDNVQRTTVPCYEKGKSPTFTSSSGGSGSSLGKTCSLSTRSHGEKRKAIDVEDSVEQSEDTELKSALSNKVSQRSGSGRRNRAAEVHNLSERRRRDRINEKMKALQQLIPHSSKTDKASMLEEAIEYLKSLQLQLQVMWMGSGMTPMMHPGFQHYMTQMGMAMPTPSFPQLQNPMQLPRMPFDPSVSSTQTPNPTLMCQNPLLGAFNYQNQMQNPALSEQYARYMNYHLMQNASQPMNMYRYGPQTVQNSQTMIPTSNNCGSMSGAANINGTVSGKMG; this is encoded by the exons ATGAACAACACTGTTCCTGAATGGAATTTTGGGAGTGATAATACTTTTGTCACCAATCAAAAGAAGCAATCTATGGG gcTTGATCATGAACTTGTGGAGCTTCTATGGGAGAATGGTCAAGTAGTGTTGCATAGCCAAACAAATAAGAAACCGATGAATTCGAGACATGTTCATAAGAATCTTCAATCAACAACATTAAGCAACTTGATTCAAGACGATGAAACTGTTTCATGGATCCAACAATACCCTATTGAGGATCCGATTGGACAAGAATTATGTTCGAATCTTTTATCTGAACTTCCGCCTTGTCATATTGACTCTTACGATTCACAGCCGACTAATACGAAGCCGTCTTTTGTCGAGGAGTTCTCAATTCCTAGGTTTCATCATCACGTTCCCGATTCGTCGCAGAAAAACAATGATTTGTGTGGATCGAACAAGGTCGTAAACTTTTCTCACTTTTCAAGACTTCCTAATGTTTCTTTGGCATGTAATAACGGGGATGGAGAATTAAGAGACAAAGTTACGGGAAATCTGTCGCAATGTGATGTTAGAGAGAACTCGGCGATGACAGTTGGTTTGAGTCATTGCGGTAGCAACCAAGTCCAACAAGATCCGGATGTAAGCAGAGTATCAAGCGATGGTATTTGGACGAATACTATATCGGCCGAGCCTCATCGAGTCAAAGACAATGTTCAGAGAACAACAGTTCCTTGTTATGAGAAAGGGAAATCGCCGACTTTTACTTCATCTTCCGGTGGTTCGGGAAGTAGTCTTGGAAAAACATGTTCCTTATCTACAAGAAGTcatggagaaaagagaaaagCGATAGATGTCGAAGATTCGGTGGAACAAAGCGAG GACACCGAACTTAAATCAGCCTTGTCGAACAAGGTGTCTCAGAGGTCAGGGTCGGGTCGAAGGAATCGGGCTGCCGAAGtgcataatctttcagaaagg AGACGAAGAGATAGGATTAATGAGAAGATGAAAGCACTGCAACAACTCATACCTCACAGTAGTAAG ACAGACAAAGCATCAATGTTAGAAGAGGCAATTGAATACTTGAAATCACTTCAGTTACAACTTCAG GTAATGTGGATGGGATCGGGCATGACACCAATGATGCATCCTGGATTTCAGCACTACATGACACAAATGGGCATGGCAATGCCTACACCTTCATTTCCTCAGCTTCAAAATCCGATGCAATTACCGAGAATGCCTTTTGATCCGTCCGTTTCGTCCACTCAGACACCAAATCCGACCTTAATGTGTCAAAATCCTCTTTTAGGTGCCTTTAACTACCAAAACCAGATGCAAAATCCAGCTCTTTCAGAGCAATACGCTCGTTACATGAACTATCATCTCATGCAaaacgcttctcag CCGATGAATATGTACCGATATGGTCCCCAAACTGTACAAAATAGTCAAACAATGATTCCAACCAGCAATAACTGTGGATCAATGAGTGGAGCAGCAAACATTAATGGTACTGTGAGTGGCAAAATGG GTTAA
- the LOC131628507 gene encoding transcription factor PIF4-like isoform X1, which translates to MNNTVPEWNFGSDNTFVTNQKKQSMGLDHELVELLWENGQVVLHSQTNKKPMNSRHVHKNLQSTTLSNLIQDDETVSWIQQYPIEDPIGQELCSNLLSELPPCHIDSYDSQPTNTKPSFVEEFSIPRFHHHVPDSSQKNNDLCGSNKVVNFSHFSRLPNVSLACNNGDGELRDKVTGNLSQCDVRENSAMTVGLSHCGSNQVQQDPDVSRVSSDGIWTNTISAEPHRVKDNVQRTTVPCYEKGKSPTFTSSSGGSGSSLGKTCSLSTRSHGEKRKAIDVEDSVEQSEDTELKSALSNKVSQRSGSGRRNRAAEVHNLSERRRRDRINEKMKALQQLIPHSSKTDKASMLEEAIEYLKSLQLQLQVMWMGSGMTPMMHPGFQHYMTQMGMAMPTPSFPQLQNPMQLPRMPFDPSVSSTQTPNPTLMCQNPLLGAFNYQNQMQNPALSEQYARYMNYHLMQNASQPMNMYRYGPQTVQNSQTMIPTSNNCGSMSGAANINGTVSGKMGRPIHSSLLS; encoded by the exons ATGAACAACACTGTTCCTGAATGGAATTTTGGGAGTGATAATACTTTTGTCACCAATCAAAAGAAGCAATCTATGGG gcTTGATCATGAACTTGTGGAGCTTCTATGGGAGAATGGTCAAGTAGTGTTGCATAGCCAAACAAATAAGAAACCGATGAATTCGAGACATGTTCATAAGAATCTTCAATCAACAACATTAAGCAACTTGATTCAAGACGATGAAACTGTTTCATGGATCCAACAATACCCTATTGAGGATCCGATTGGACAAGAATTATGTTCGAATCTTTTATCTGAACTTCCGCCTTGTCATATTGACTCTTACGATTCACAGCCGACTAATACGAAGCCGTCTTTTGTCGAGGAGTTCTCAATTCCTAGGTTTCATCATCACGTTCCCGATTCGTCGCAGAAAAACAATGATTTGTGTGGATCGAACAAGGTCGTAAACTTTTCTCACTTTTCAAGACTTCCTAATGTTTCTTTGGCATGTAATAACGGGGATGGAGAATTAAGAGACAAAGTTACGGGAAATCTGTCGCAATGTGATGTTAGAGAGAACTCGGCGATGACAGTTGGTTTGAGTCATTGCGGTAGCAACCAAGTCCAACAAGATCCGGATGTAAGCAGAGTATCAAGCGATGGTATTTGGACGAATACTATATCGGCCGAGCCTCATCGAGTCAAAGACAATGTTCAGAGAACAACAGTTCCTTGTTATGAGAAAGGGAAATCGCCGACTTTTACTTCATCTTCCGGTGGTTCGGGAAGTAGTCTTGGAAAAACATGTTCCTTATCTACAAGAAGTcatggagaaaagagaaaagCGATAGATGTCGAAGATTCGGTGGAACAAAGCGAG GACACCGAACTTAAATCAGCCTTGTCGAACAAGGTGTCTCAGAGGTCAGGGTCGGGTCGAAGGAATCGGGCTGCCGAAGtgcataatctttcagaaagg AGACGAAGAGATAGGATTAATGAGAAGATGAAAGCACTGCAACAACTCATACCTCACAGTAGTAAG ACAGACAAAGCATCAATGTTAGAAGAGGCAATTGAATACTTGAAATCACTTCAGTTACAACTTCAG GTAATGTGGATGGGATCGGGCATGACACCAATGATGCATCCTGGATTTCAGCACTACATGACACAAATGGGCATGGCAATGCCTACACCTTCATTTCCTCAGCTTCAAAATCCGATGCAATTACCGAGAATGCCTTTTGATCCGTCCGTTTCGTCCACTCAGACACCAAATCCGACCTTAATGTGTCAAAATCCTCTTTTAGGTGCCTTTAACTACCAAAACCAGATGCAAAATCCAGCTCTTTCAGAGCAATACGCTCGTTACATGAACTATCATCTCATGCAaaacgcttctcag CCGATGAATATGTACCGATATGGTCCCCAAACTGTACAAAATAGTCAAACAATGATTCCAACCAGCAATAACTGTGGATCAATGAGTGGAGCAGCAAACATTAATGGTACTGTGAGTGGCAAAATGGGTAGGCCAATACATAGCTCTCTATTGTCATAG
- the LOC131628507 gene encoding transcription factor PIF4-like isoform X3, whose product MNNTVPEWNFGSDNTFVTNQKKQSMGLDHELVELLWENGQVVLHSQTNKKPMNSRHVHKNLQSTTLSNLIQDDETVSWIQQYPIEDPIGQELCSNLLSELPPCHIDSYDSQPTNTKPSFVEEFSIPRFHHHVPDSSQKNNDLCGSNKVVNFSHFSRLPNVSLACNNGDGELRDKVTGNLSQCDVRENSAMTVGLSHCGSNQVQQDPDVSRVSSDGIWTNTISAEPHRVKDNVQRTTVPCYEKGKSPTFTSSSGGSGSSLGKTCSLSTRSHGEKRKAIDVEDSVEQSEDTELKSALSNKVSQRSGSGRRNRAAEVHNLSERRRRDRINEKMKALQQLIPHSSKTDKASMLEEAIEYLKSLQLQLQVMWMGSGMTPMMHPGFQHYMTQMGMAMPTPSFPQLQNPMQLPRMPFDPSVSSTQTPNPTLMCQNPLLGAFNYQNQMQNPALSEQYARYMNYHLMQNASQPMNMYRYGPQTVQNSQTMIPTSNNCGSMSGAANINGTVN is encoded by the exons ATGAACAACACTGTTCCTGAATGGAATTTTGGGAGTGATAATACTTTTGTCACCAATCAAAAGAAGCAATCTATGGG gcTTGATCATGAACTTGTGGAGCTTCTATGGGAGAATGGTCAAGTAGTGTTGCATAGCCAAACAAATAAGAAACCGATGAATTCGAGACATGTTCATAAGAATCTTCAATCAACAACATTAAGCAACTTGATTCAAGACGATGAAACTGTTTCATGGATCCAACAATACCCTATTGAGGATCCGATTGGACAAGAATTATGTTCGAATCTTTTATCTGAACTTCCGCCTTGTCATATTGACTCTTACGATTCACAGCCGACTAATACGAAGCCGTCTTTTGTCGAGGAGTTCTCAATTCCTAGGTTTCATCATCACGTTCCCGATTCGTCGCAGAAAAACAATGATTTGTGTGGATCGAACAAGGTCGTAAACTTTTCTCACTTTTCAAGACTTCCTAATGTTTCTTTGGCATGTAATAACGGGGATGGAGAATTAAGAGACAAAGTTACGGGAAATCTGTCGCAATGTGATGTTAGAGAGAACTCGGCGATGACAGTTGGTTTGAGTCATTGCGGTAGCAACCAAGTCCAACAAGATCCGGATGTAAGCAGAGTATCAAGCGATGGTATTTGGACGAATACTATATCGGCCGAGCCTCATCGAGTCAAAGACAATGTTCAGAGAACAACAGTTCCTTGTTATGAGAAAGGGAAATCGCCGACTTTTACTTCATCTTCCGGTGGTTCGGGAAGTAGTCTTGGAAAAACATGTTCCTTATCTACAAGAAGTcatggagaaaagagaaaagCGATAGATGTCGAAGATTCGGTGGAACAAAGCGAG GACACCGAACTTAAATCAGCCTTGTCGAACAAGGTGTCTCAGAGGTCAGGGTCGGGTCGAAGGAATCGGGCTGCCGAAGtgcataatctttcagaaagg AGACGAAGAGATAGGATTAATGAGAAGATGAAAGCACTGCAACAACTCATACCTCACAGTAGTAAG ACAGACAAAGCATCAATGTTAGAAGAGGCAATTGAATACTTGAAATCACTTCAGTTACAACTTCAG GTAATGTGGATGGGATCGGGCATGACACCAATGATGCATCCTGGATTTCAGCACTACATGACACAAATGGGCATGGCAATGCCTACACCTTCATTTCCTCAGCTTCAAAATCCGATGCAATTACCGAGAATGCCTTTTGATCCGTCCGTTTCGTCCACTCAGACACCAAATCCGACCTTAATGTGTCAAAATCCTCTTTTAGGTGCCTTTAACTACCAAAACCAGATGCAAAATCCAGCTCTTTCAGAGCAATACGCTCGTTACATGAACTATCATCTCATGCAaaacgcttctcag CCGATGAATATGTACCGATATGGTCCCCAAACTGTACAAAATAGTCAAACAATGATTCCAACCAGCAATAACTGTGGATCAATGAGTGGAGCAGCAAACATTAATGGTACT GTTAATTAG
- the LOC131628507 gene encoding transcription factor PIF4-like isoform X4 — translation MNNTVPEWNFGSDNTFVTNQKKQSMGLDHELVELLWENGQVVLHSQTNKKPMNSRHVHKNLQSTTLSNLIQDDETVSWIQQYPIEDPIGQELCSNLLSELPPCHIDSYDSQPTNTKPSFVEEFSIPRFHHHVPDSSQKNNDLCGSNKVVNFSHFSRLPNVSLACNNGDGELRDKVTGNLSQCDVRENSAMTVGLSHCGSNQVQQDPDVSRVSSDGIWTNTISAEPHRVKDNVQRTTVPCYEKGKSPTFTSSSGGSGSSLGKTCSLSTRSHGEKRKAIDVEDSVEQSEDTELKSALSNKVSQRSGSGRRNRAAEVHNLSERRRRDRINEKMKALQQLIPHSSKTDKASMLEEAIEYLKSLQLQLQVMWMGSGMTPMMHPGFQHYMTQMGMAMPTPSFPQLQNPMQLPRMPFDPSVSSTQTPNPTLMCQNPLLGAFNYQNQMQNPALSEQYARYMNYHLMQNASQPMNMYRYGPQTVQNSQTMIPTSNNCGSMSGAANING, via the exons ATGAACAACACTGTTCCTGAATGGAATTTTGGGAGTGATAATACTTTTGTCACCAATCAAAAGAAGCAATCTATGGG gcTTGATCATGAACTTGTGGAGCTTCTATGGGAGAATGGTCAAGTAGTGTTGCATAGCCAAACAAATAAGAAACCGATGAATTCGAGACATGTTCATAAGAATCTTCAATCAACAACATTAAGCAACTTGATTCAAGACGATGAAACTGTTTCATGGATCCAACAATACCCTATTGAGGATCCGATTGGACAAGAATTATGTTCGAATCTTTTATCTGAACTTCCGCCTTGTCATATTGACTCTTACGATTCACAGCCGACTAATACGAAGCCGTCTTTTGTCGAGGAGTTCTCAATTCCTAGGTTTCATCATCACGTTCCCGATTCGTCGCAGAAAAACAATGATTTGTGTGGATCGAACAAGGTCGTAAACTTTTCTCACTTTTCAAGACTTCCTAATGTTTCTTTGGCATGTAATAACGGGGATGGAGAATTAAGAGACAAAGTTACGGGAAATCTGTCGCAATGTGATGTTAGAGAGAACTCGGCGATGACAGTTGGTTTGAGTCATTGCGGTAGCAACCAAGTCCAACAAGATCCGGATGTAAGCAGAGTATCAAGCGATGGTATTTGGACGAATACTATATCGGCCGAGCCTCATCGAGTCAAAGACAATGTTCAGAGAACAACAGTTCCTTGTTATGAGAAAGGGAAATCGCCGACTTTTACTTCATCTTCCGGTGGTTCGGGAAGTAGTCTTGGAAAAACATGTTCCTTATCTACAAGAAGTcatggagaaaagagaaaagCGATAGATGTCGAAGATTCGGTGGAACAAAGCGAG GACACCGAACTTAAATCAGCCTTGTCGAACAAGGTGTCTCAGAGGTCAGGGTCGGGTCGAAGGAATCGGGCTGCCGAAGtgcataatctttcagaaagg AGACGAAGAGATAGGATTAATGAGAAGATGAAAGCACTGCAACAACTCATACCTCACAGTAGTAAG ACAGACAAAGCATCAATGTTAGAAGAGGCAATTGAATACTTGAAATCACTTCAGTTACAACTTCAG GTAATGTGGATGGGATCGGGCATGACACCAATGATGCATCCTGGATTTCAGCACTACATGACACAAATGGGCATGGCAATGCCTACACCTTCATTTCCTCAGCTTCAAAATCCGATGCAATTACCGAGAATGCCTTTTGATCCGTCCGTTTCGTCCACTCAGACACCAAATCCGACCTTAATGTGTCAAAATCCTCTTTTAGGTGCCTTTAACTACCAAAACCAGATGCAAAATCCAGCTCTTTCAGAGCAATACGCTCGTTACATGAACTATCATCTCATGCAaaacgcttctcag CCGATGAATATGTACCGATATGGTCCCCAAACTGTACAAAATAGTCAAACAATGATTCCAACCAGCAATAACTGTGGATCAATGAGTGGAGCAGCAAACATTAATG GTTAA